The stretch of DNA ATTCATCGTTATATTCAAACTGATCAACCAAATTAACAATCTTCATTAATGACTTAGCACGTTGATTAGTATTATTTCCTAAACGACTGTTACCTAAGTTAATATCTGCAAAGACCCCGCTAAAATCTTGTTCGGCATCAGTATTAATCTTAGTGTTGTCGTTGAAGCGATTAAACATCTCTTGAAAGTCTTCTGGCTTCAACGTATTATTATTGACTTTATCAGTAATTGACTGCCAAGTATATTCTGGCTCAATTGCATAACCTAGGTCTTCAGCAATTGCTGTTAGGAAGTCTTGTAGTTCATCTCCTACTGCTTGCTCTAGATAGTCTTTATTTAATTCTTCAAAAGTATTTCCAGTCAATAGATCACTTTTACGTAAATGATCTAATTGATTTTCTGACAAATAACGATAAAACATGAAACCCAGAATATAATTACGATATTCATCAGCTGCCATATTTCCTCGCAATTCATTGGCCATAGCCCATAATTTACTTGTAATTTCTTGAGCACGATTTTCACTCATTTGTTTCTCCCTTACTTATTTAACTGATCTGCAAACTTTTTAAATGATTGACGCAACTTAGTATGATATTTAATTTTACTAAGTTCTCTAACCATTGTATCTTCTGCGTCATTTTGGTAATTCTGTTGGCCTTCCTGCACTATCTTGGATAGACCGCCTTCAACATCCAAGTCATCTTGACCAACAACGTGTTTTTCTAATAGCTCGTTGATTCTTTGTGAATCAGTAATATCAACTAAGCCCCATTTTTTCTTAAAGTCTAGAATTTCTGTTCGATGGTTCTTCTCGGTATGATCTTTAATTAACTGTTTTACTTCTTCTGATAAAACCGGATATTTTTGAATATCTACTTTATGAACCATTAAGTCATTAGCTACAGTTTGAACATCTTTAGCATATTTTTCATCTTCTAATTGGGCAATGAAGTTTTCAATTTGCAGTTTGGTTTTAACAGCCTCGGTCATTTGCTCATCATTAACTTGATTTGCCAACTGTGCAATTAATTCATCGAGGTAGTCATAGTCAACGTCAATATCTTTGATATGTTCCATTTCTAAAGTTAAGTCACTAACGTCCAAATGCCGACTTTTAGCTACACATTCTTTTATTTGACTAGTAAATGCACCTGTAAGTTTTGCCTCATCATCTTCAGACATTCCGAGCTCTTGCAATAATTTTTCTGGATGTTCCTCATCATATTTCTCATCCTGCTTAATTCTAGCCATTGAATGACTGTAATCATTCAGAGTGTTATACATTTGCTTTTGTTTAACTTCACTATGAGGAATATCATCAAAATTATTAGTTAACGTGGCTAATTCATCCACTGTCTTCTTTAGCGCTTCAACTTCTTCATCGTACGACTTTGCTAAAATTGAGGTTGCGGCAACTTCAGGTAATTCTTCTTGCACAAAAGCAGATTGCCTGTCAGCATAAGTTGCCAAAGCTTGCTTCATTAGCTTTTCAGCGTTCTTAGGCCAGCGATAATTAACAATGCGACCAAAGGGCTTTTTCTGCATATCATGAACCCTATTTGTTCTTGAATAAGCTTGAATCAGAGCAGACCCTTTCAGCGTTCGGTCAACATAAAGAGTATTTAATTCAGGAGCATCAAAGCCCGTCAATAATTGATCAACTACAATTACTAAATCCAGATAATTTCGATCATCAGCACTGCGATTGAGCCTAGACATCAGGTCTTGTTCATAATCATCTACCTGATCATCTGTAAAATTGGTATTAAACAGTGAATTGTAATTATCCATTGCTCTTCTTAAATTAGTATTATTAATTAATTGGGTATCATCATTACTTGTACTTTGACTAAAAGTTACGGCAACCTTTAATGGCTTAGCCATATTTGCCATCTGCTTATTAAATTCATCAAGATACATCATTGCCATTTCTGATGAAGAACCTTGACCAACATGAGTAGTCAGTAACGCGTTATATTGACCTTTATTGGAACGCTTGTCCCACTTTTCAAGAATATCCTCAACCACTTTTTCAACATGTTTAGGATTACGATCATAGACGCTTGGCTCCACCATCTCATCCATATCATCGGGTGTTAAATTATTAATTCGCTCTTCAATTTGAGCTTGAGAAAACTTAGGGTATCTAAATTTAAAGTATCTTGGTAAATATTGGTTCTTCATCACTTCTTCTGATAAAGTCGTTTCAAAATCAACTTTAAAACCTAAGACGTTTTTATCAGAAATTGCGTCCTTGATGGTATAGATATGAAGCGGGTCTCCGAATACTTCTTGGGTAGTTGGACCTTTTTTGGCATCAAAATTTGGCGTT from Lactobacillus sp. ESL0785 encodes:
- a CDS encoding HsdR family type I site-specific deoxyribonuclease — translated: MAIENSELKFEDELIDYLTKIGGDKQWTYMSKIKTTEQLWANFKQILEQNNQDKLDQPLTTNEFNQVKVQIKNLSTPYEAGQFLYGVNGISQVEVDLDNGNHVFLTVFDQSHIGAGNTVYQVVNQIWRDPVIVGRKRRRFDTTLLINGLPIIQIEEKADAHDAKEALNQMQQYISENQYSDIFSTVQILVALTPHDARYMANTTLDKFNTDFAFRWQREKDNHPVYEWREFARQMLSIPMAHEMATNFMILDGTKNHENVKVMRPYQVYATKQILEKLRHHSFGFDPKEVGYIWHTTGSGKTISSFKAAWLAARLPNVDKVVFAVDRKALTKQTFEQYLSYDPTADTAVGGSISKTKNHYDLGRQLRSKSNNIIVTSIQKLSSLASHKEVYGSNKNIVFIMDEAHRSTAGDMMQKIKAAFPKSAFVGYTGTPNFDAKKGPTTQEVFGDPLHIYTIKDAISDKNVLGFKVDFETTLSEEVMKNQYLPRYFKFRYPKFSQAQIEERINNLTPDDMDEMVEPSVYDRNPKHVEKVVEDILEKWDKRSNKGQYNALLTTHVGQGSSSEMAMMYLDEFNKQMANMAKPLKVAVTFSQSTSNDDTQLINNTNLRRAMDNYNSLFNTNFTDDQVDDYEQDLMSRLNRSADDRNYLDLVIVVDQLLTGFDAPELNTLYVDRTLKGSALIQAYSRTNRVHDMQKKPFGRIVNYRWPKNAEKLMKQALATYADRQSAFVQEELPEVAATSILAKSYDEEVEALKKTVDELATLTNNFDDIPHSEVKQKQMYNTLNDYSHSMARIKQDEKYDEEHPEKLLQELGMSEDDEAKLTGAFTSQIKECVAKSRHLDVSDLTLEMEHIKDIDVDYDYLDELIAQLANQVNDEQMTEAVKTKLQIENFIAQLEDEKYAKDVQTVANDLMVHKVDIQKYPVLSEEVKQLIKDHTEKNHRTEILDFKKKWGLVDITDSQRINELLEKHVVGQDDLDVEGGLSKIVQEGQQNYQNDAEDTMVRELSKIKYHTKLRQSFKKFADQLNK